The window AAAAATGAAACAGGAGAATGGCAAGATGTCGAAGAGTTTTTTGTCGGACTTTGTGGGCGGAGTTTTAAAAGTAGCTATAATGACACCATACGCCCTAATCAGGCATGGCTAACTTTTGTGGAAGTATTCACAGGGAAAATTAAAACCAAATATCGTTTAAAGCTGCTTACCAAATTGAGTGATGGAGTAACTTCAAGACATTATTATTATTCAAACGAAATTGATGGTACAATCGATGAATGCAAATTCATAAGAAAATATGTAGGTTCGGGCAGGTAAACCAATACTACATTAAACAAACATTACAACTAAAGTTTCCATAGAATCGCATACCGAAAATTCAAACAACTCCCATTTGCTTTAACTTCCCTTCTTTTCAAGTTTTTCTATCATGTCTAAAATATCAAAAATGTACAATTCATATGTTTTCTTGCTCACACCAAACAAACCTCCTGCTTTGGGTATATGTTCTATCAAACTATATAGCGTTTCAATCTCATCGTCATTCGTATCGACAGGAAACAATTCATAGGACTCGCTATTGGTAATTTCACCACCAAGAATTTGTCTCGCCCAGTTTGGCGGCAAGAAGTTTATTATTGTTCATTCTATTTATAAAGATAGAGATTCCGGACCATGCTGACCCCCTCTTTTCCGCCTCGTTGCATAACAACGAGTTGCCCCCCTACCCCATCTCCTCACAAAACAACGCCCCCCTCTTCCTCAGCCATCAAAAAAATCAACCGCCATGGGTGCCTCACCAGCCGTTTTTATTCATTTTGATAGTTCAACAGTTGGGTGCAAATTACAGGATCAGGTTTGAAAATTACTTTATCTCCTACTATTCTGCTCTAAAGGGGTTGGCAGAACCGGGAATGGAGCACACACTTCTCCATAAAACTAAACGGATACAAGTATTTAACATACGATTAAACGGAGAGCTGCATGTTAGATTTGCGGCGGGATTAATCGCGAAGGCTCCTTTAGATTTGAAAATTGGTTAATTTGAATCGCGAATCGCGATGTTTTATTTGATCGCGAAGCCGACGGGGTAGCGGGTGAGGGGTTATGAGATGGATAGGTGGTTTGTATATTCCGGTGTCGCGGGACTTCGCGAATGACCACTCATTCTGATGGTAGCTGCCCAATGTAATTAAAGTAGAAAGGATAGCCTATAGTTATTAAATTTGCCATATGAGTAATATTAAATTATTTGAAAGCAAACAGATCAGAACGGTCTGGAATCAATCAGACGAAAAATGGTATTTCGTTGTAACAGACGTTATTCAAGTGCTGACCGACACACCTAACCCAAGCGATTACATAAAAAAAATGCGAAAGCGGGATGAAGAGCTTTCTAAAGGGTGGGGACAATTTGTCACCCCCCTTTCGGTCGTCACTACCGGAGGAAAACAAAAACTGAATTGTGCCAGTGCAAAAGGACTTTTGCGATTACCCACTCATTTCGATTGAAGCTCCCCCCCCTACTCCGTCTCCTTACAAAACTCCCCCCTCCTCTAACTTCGCCATCAAAAAATCATCCGCTATGGGTGCCTCACAAGCCGTTTTTTATTCATGTGGATTGTTCATCAAAGGGTACTAATTACAGGATCAGGTTTTAAAATTACTTTATCTGCTACTCTTCTGCTCTAAAAGGGTTGGAGGAACCGCGAATGGAGTCCACACTACTCCATAAAACAAAACGGATACAAGTATTTAACATACGATTAAACGGAGAGCTGCATGCTACCTTTGCGGTGGGATTAATCGCGAAGGCTCGCGACCGGGGCAGCGGGAGGTGTGTGGTGGTGCAAATAAATATTTACGGATGTTTAAATTTTCGCAAAATTGTTTGCCCCTTTGGAATTAAAGGCGATCAACTATTTGCAATAACATGTCAGAGATAATGGCATACCCGTTGATGAAGAAGATTTTGTTTTTGACTACTGTACGAATCAAGTGGCGGAAGGTTTTTGGTGTTCGATTTAATAATTAATGCTGCTTCACCGGAAATATATAACCTCAATTGAATAGTGTAATTTGAAAGATGACTTTTATTAGAATGAAACTCCAATACGCCTCCGACCTTCATCTGGAATTCCCTGCCAACAAGAAGTTCTTGAAGCTGCACCCTTTACAGCCGGTAGGTGATGTATTGGTATTGGCGGGAGATATTGTGCCTTTTGCGGTAATGGATAAGCATAAGGATTTTTTCAGTTATGTGTCAGACAATTTTGAGGTCACTTATTGGCTACCCGGCAACCATGAGTATTACCATTTTGATATTGCCGAAAAAAGCGGTGTGTTAAATGAGAAAATTCGAAGCAATGTGTTGTTGGTGAACAATGTTGCAGTCGTACAGGATCAGGTGAAACTTCTTTTCTCAACCCTTTGGAGTAAAATTAGTCCGAGGTATCAATGGCAAATCGAGAAGTATGAACGATTTTCATCGTATCAAATACAAAGGCTATCGCTTTTCGGCTGAGCTATACAACCAATTGCATGATGAGAGTATGGCGTTTATTCAAAATGAATTGAAAACGGTACACGAGAAAAAGGTAGCAGTTTTCACCCATCACTGTCCTACTTTTCTCAACTACCCTGAGCAATACAAAGGCGATGTGTTGAATGAAGCTTTTGCGGTGGAGTTGTACGATATGATTGAAGCATCCAATATTGCTTATTGGGGGTATGGCCATCACCATAACAATATTCCGGCATTTAGTATTGGAAACACTAAACTTATTACCAATCAGCTTGGCTATGTGCATATGAATGAGAACAAATGTTTTGAAACGAATAAATGTATTGAACTATGACATTAAAATTGTTAATGCTATATCTAATCAAAAAAGTTATCAACGGGATTGAGTAGCCAAAGAAAATATTAAGGTCATGACAATAGAAGAACTTATTCTATTAAAGGAAACTGAAAATAAAGTTGAATTTAAAGAAGCTAAAGGTGGCAACTTTAGCTACAATGGAGGAGGAAGGGTGTCACCTCAGGAAAGAAGGCGATGCATTCTTGGGTATGTAACGGCTTTTGCAAATGAAGGTGGCGGGTATTTAGTGCTGGGTGTTCACGATACATATCCTCATAAAATAGTGGGGACATCGCAATGCAAAGATGCCACAGGAAAATTGGTACAGGAAGTTTATCGTGATACTAAAATCAGAATTGAAGCTAGCGAACTTTTTGACCAGGATAATAAGAGAGTATTAGTAATATATATTCCATCAAGACCTGCAGGAAAGGTTTACAAATTTGAAGATGTGGCTTTGATGCGAGTGGGCGAAGAACTTTTGCCGATGAGTGAACAGCAGTATTTGAAAATAATTCAGGAGCAAGAACCCGACTTTACTGAAAGAATCTGTGAAGGGTTAACCTATCATGATTTAGATCCTGGTGCTATTTTAAAATTAAAAGAATCCTACGCTAAGAAGCAAGATAATCCGCAATTTCTCACCTTGTCCGATGAGCAGGCCTTGCAGGATTTGTCGCTTATTACTAATTCGAAAATCACATATGCCGCGTTGATTCTTGTTGGTAAAGAAAGTGCTATCAAAAAATTTATACCACAGGCAACAATCAACTTGGAGTATCGTAATTCACTAACGCAAATCAACTTCGATAACAGACTAATATTTTCTGAGCCCTATTTTTTAACCAATGAGAAATTGTGGGACGCCATTAATCAACGCAATGGCAAGGTTCCTGTACAGCAAGGTCCATTTATTTTCGATATTCCATTTTTTAATAAAGAGGTGATAAGAGAAGCCTTAAACAATGCTGTGGCACATCGCGATTATCGCAAAAGCAGTGAAGTTCTTATAAAGCAATTTCCACACGAATTGCATATAACCAATCCAGGAGGATTTCCTTTTGGTGTAAACCTTCAGAATTTACTTACAGTGAACAGCACTCCCCGAAACAGACTATTGAGTGATGTACTTGCAAAAACCGGGATTGTGGAACGCAGCGGACAAGGCATTGACAAAATATATTATCAATCCATATCCGAAGCCAAGCCCGAACCTGATTATACAAAGTCAGATGATTTTCAGGTAGAGTTACGATTATCAGGCATTGTAGAAGATAAAGCATTTGCCTTGTTCATCCGACAAATTCAAACAAGCAGAAAAGTTGACGAGAAGCTAAGTGTGCAGGAAATAATTTCATTGAACCGGATTCGGAAAGGCGAAAACAAAAATGAACTGGATTCAACCATTCTAAAAAAAATGGAGAAGGAAGGGTTGATTGAAAGAGTTGGCAAAACCAATTCGCAGAAAATAATTTTATCAAAAGAATATTTTGTTTTCACAGGTAAGCAATCTGAATATTCAGAAGGTATGCCAATTGATAATTTCCAAATCGGAATTATCATTTTAAAACATGTCCAGGAATTTGGTAAAGGCAAAATGAAAGAGTTTGAATTTTTGCTAAGAAAATTTATGACAAGAGCACAGGTAAAATATGCTATCGGAAAAATGGTTGAGCAAGGAATTTTGGACAAAAAAGGTGAAGGAAAAACAACAGAATACTATGCAGGTAAGCAGATGGAGGAAGGCATGAAAGTTTTCCAAAGGGCAGTTGAATTAGGTTTTAAAGAGATGCAACGGCTTGGAGAATTACCAGCCGCTAATTCTCCAGAAAGTAGCCAGAAATTCTCCAGAAACAACAAACAAAATGGCTGAAAGCCCTCAAAATCAAATGGAAATGGCGGTTTTAGAATTCACCAGTAACTCCCCATATTTTCCCAGTATTTCTTTATAATGTACCCGGAAATGAAAATTTTAAAACCAAAAGACATTGACACACTACTCCATAAAACTAAACGGATACAAGTATTTAACATACGATTAAACGGCGGGATGGATGCTACCTTTGCGGCGGGATTAATCGCGAAGGCTCGCGACGGGGTAGCGGGAAATCATTGAATGGACGCTGTGAATATTTCTGTCCGGCTAAACTGATAATTGCCATCCTCCCATGTACCTCTGTCATACCCTCACCGGCTTC of the Bacteroidota bacterium genome contains:
- a CDS encoding putative DNA binding domain-containing protein, which translates into the protein MKVMTIEELILLKETENKVEFKEAKGGNFSYNGGGRVSPQERRRCILGYVTAFANEGGGYLVLGVHDTYPHKIVGTSQCKDATGKLVQEVYRDTKIRIEASELFDQDNKRVLVIYIPSRPAGKVYKFEDVALMRVGEELLPMSEQQYLKIIQEQEPDFTERICEGLTYHDLDPGAILKLKESYAKKQDNPQFLTLSDEQALQDLSLITNSKITYAALILVGKESAIKKFIPQATINLEYRNSLTQINFDNRLIFSEPYFLTNEKLWDAINQRNGKVPVQQGPFIFDIPFFNKEVIREALNNAVAHRDYRKSSEVLIKQFPHELHITNPGGFPFGVNLQNLLTVNSTPRNRLLSDVLAKTGIVERSGQGIDKIYYQSISEAKPEPDYTKSDDFQVELRLSGIVEDKAFALFIRQIQTSRKVDEKLSVQEIISLNRIRKGENKNELDSTILKKMEKEGLIERVGKTNSQKIILSKEYFVFTGKQSEYSEGMPIDNFQIGIIILKHVQEFGKGKMKEFEFLLRKFMTRAQVKYAIGKMVEQGILDKKGEGKTTEYYAGKQMEEGMKVFQRAVELGFKEMQRLGELPAANSPESSQKFSRNNKQNG